Proteins encoded in a region of the Gordonia crocea genome:
- a CDS encoding potassium channel family protein, with the protein MFAKGRVKARLRRRTRGALSTEPEYALVNIVRIPDAQMSPARAIGRRVLFALLALLFTSLVVFIDREGYRDATGNPLSYLDSLYYSAVTLSTTGYGDVTPVSPGARLVNIIVITPLRVLFLIVLIGTTLEVLTERSRQALRIQRWRATLRNHTVVVGFGTKGQTAVDAMIGDGVKPSEIVVVDPSQAALDAAEAHGLVTVRGDATKSDVLRLAGAAHAASIIIATSRDDTAVLTALSAREMNKTATIVASIRDSENTHVMKQSGANSVVVTSETAGRLLGIATQSPSVVEVFEDLLTPDEGYAIAERPVDPTEVGGSPAHTVDIVLGLVRDGKLYRIGEPGVEAIELGDRLLYVRRGPADKDR; encoded by the coding sequence ATGTTCGCGAAGGGCCGGGTGAAGGCCCGCCTGCGGCGCCGGACCCGCGGCGCCCTGTCGACCGAGCCGGAATACGCGCTCGTCAACATCGTGCGCATCCCCGATGCGCAGATGAGTCCGGCGCGCGCGATCGGGCGGCGCGTGCTGTTCGCGCTGCTGGCGCTGTTGTTCACCTCGCTGGTGGTCTTCATCGACCGTGAGGGATACCGCGATGCCACCGGCAACCCGCTGTCGTACCTCGACTCGCTCTACTACTCGGCGGTGACCCTGTCGACCACGGGATACGGCGACGTCACGCCGGTCTCGCCGGGCGCGCGACTGGTCAACATCATCGTCATCACCCCATTGCGCGTCCTGTTCCTGATCGTCTTGATCGGTACCACCCTGGAAGTGCTGACCGAGCGGTCGCGCCAGGCGCTGAGAATCCAACGCTGGAGGGCTACGTTGCGCAACCACACAGTTGTCGTCGGGTTCGGCACGAAGGGCCAGACCGCCGTCGACGCGATGATCGGCGACGGGGTCAAGCCGTCGGAGATCGTCGTCGTCGACCCGTCACAGGCCGCACTCGACGCCGCCGAGGCACACGGCCTGGTCACGGTGCGCGGCGATGCCACCAAGTCCGACGTGTTGCGGCTCGCCGGTGCGGCCCACGCCGCGAGCATCATCATCGCGACGAGCCGTGACGACACGGCGGTCCTCACCGCGCTGTCGGCGCGCGAGATGAACAAGACCGCCACCATCGTCGCGTCGATCCGCGATTCGGAGAACACGCACGTCATGAAACAGTCCGGCGCGAACTCGGTCGTCGTGACGTCGGAGACCGCGGGCCGACTCTTGGGGATCGCGACCCAGTCGCCCAGCGTCGTGGAGGTTTTCGAGGACCTCCTCACCCCGGACGAGGGATATGCCATCGCCGAGCGGCCGGTCGACCCGACCGAAGTCGGCGGATCCCCGGCGCACACCGTCGACATCGTCCTGGGATTGGTGCGCGACGGGAAGCTCTACCGCATTGGCGAACCGGGGGTCGAGGCGATCGAGCTCGGCGACCGCCTGCTCTACGTCCGCCGCGGTCCCGCCGACAAGGACCGCTGA
- the nudC gene encoding NAD(+) diphosphatase, whose protein sequence is MAFEMPQPPLFSRSTVDRGGEFRGNRGAAVQGWDSARVLLIDRRGRFGVGESGGLRWVSGPTVAPSPPEDLVLLGVEGEVFLWARRVDDVAEPLGDARSAGHHLGGDDAGLLVTALGMLNWHDHAEFSPTTGSPTSVEKSGWVRRDRSCGREEFPRTDPAIITVVHDGADRILLGRQAMWPERWYSTLAGFVEPGESLEQCVVREVREEVGITVTEPRYLGSQPWPFPRSLMVGFAAIGDPDEPLQFLDGEIADAVWFTREQVRDALAAGEWAAPDDDDAASVPLRLPGSVSIARAMVETWAAAS, encoded by the coding sequence ATGGCATTCGAGATGCCGCAGCCACCGCTGTTCTCCCGCTCCACCGTCGACCGGGGCGGCGAGTTCCGCGGTAACCGCGGGGCCGCGGTGCAGGGCTGGGACAGTGCCCGGGTGTTGCTGATCGATCGTCGGGGCCGGTTCGGCGTCGGCGAGAGCGGTGGCCTGCGCTGGGTGTCGGGGCCGACGGTCGCGCCGTCGCCGCCCGAGGACCTCGTGTTGCTCGGCGTCGAGGGCGAGGTGTTCTTGTGGGCGCGCCGCGTCGACGACGTGGCCGAGCCGCTCGGCGACGCGCGATCGGCCGGCCACCACCTCGGCGGCGACGATGCCGGGTTGCTGGTGACCGCGCTGGGGATGCTCAACTGGCACGACCATGCGGAGTTCTCGCCAACGACCGGGTCGCCGACCTCGGTGGAGAAGAGCGGATGGGTCCGGCGTGATCGGTCATGCGGCCGGGAGGAGTTCCCGCGCACCGATCCGGCGATCATCACCGTCGTCCACGACGGCGCCGACCGGATTCTCCTCGGACGGCAGGCGATGTGGCCCGAGCGCTGGTATTCGACGCTGGCGGGATTCGTCGAGCCGGGGGAGTCGTTGGAGCAGTGCGTGGTGCGCGAGGTTCGCGAGGAGGTCGGCATCACCGTCACCGAGCCGCGCTATCTCGGCAGTCAGCCGTGGCCGTTCCCGCGGTCGCTAATGGTCGGGTTCGCCGCGATCGGCGACCCCGACGAGCCGCTGCAGTTCCTCGACGGCGAGATCGCCGATGCCGTCTGGTTCACCCGCGAGCAGGTGCGCGACGCGCTCGCGGCGGGGGAGTGGGCGGCGCCCGACGACGATGATGCCGCGTCGGTACCGCTGCGCCTGCCCGGCTCGGTCTCGATCGCCCGCGCGATGGTCGAGACCTGGGCCGCCGCCTCCTAA
- a CDS encoding mycoredoxin codes for MSTDAPALTMYTTTWCGYCNRLKTGLKSLGVTWDEVNIEEDPAAADFVGGVNNGNHVVPTVKYADGSTATNPSIADVRAKLGL; via the coding sequence ATGAGTACCGATGCTCCAGCCCTGACGATGTACACGACGACCTGGTGTGGTTACTGCAACCGACTCAAGACCGGCCTGAAGAGTCTTGGGGTCACGTGGGACGAGGTGAATATCGAGGAGGATCCGGCTGCGGCCGACTTCGTCGGCGGCGTCAATAACGGAAACCACGTCGTTCCGACGGTGAAATATGCCGACGGATCTACCGCGACCAATCCGTCGATCGCCGATGTGCGCGCGAAACTGGGCCTCTGA
- a CDS encoding ATP-dependent DNA helicase UvrD2: MGDHLDDLDPEQLAAVTAPRGPVCVLAGAGTGKTRTITRRIAHLVDQGQVNPDQVLAVTFTARAAGEMRSRLRALGIGSAGSSAGVQAQTFHAAALRQLRYFWPRAVGNTRWELMDSKLPLVGRAARRARLDTSTESLRDLASEIEWAKASLIGPSGYAQAAARAGRDLPAPADDVAKVFAGYEAAKISEDGDRLFDFDDLLIFTTQILLDDAGIADEFRSRYRCFVVDEYQDVTPVQQGLLKAWLGDRDDLTVVGDANQTIYTFAGARAEYLLNFSREYPDAQVVRLVRDYRSTPEVVDLANRVIGAARGRAAGTRLELVGQRPSGPRPRFAEYPDEPAEAAAAVAEIAALIADGVPASEIAVLYRVNAQSQVYEQALTEAQIPYQVRGGDAFFARTEIRQALREVSAAARADDPPSGPDLVESLRALLFPLGLTPDEPSGAEARSRWASLTALIELAEELLGHNPELGMRELATELVSRSQAGHPPTMRGVTLSSLHAAKGLEWDAVFLVGLTDGAVPISHAIDASPDAVEEERRLFYVGVTRAREHLRLSWALSRNEGGRRGRRKSRFLNGLLPTCERCSSTLIGARALRTGICDSCSGDRRPATGTTTRRSTTTMPLAPADAELFDALREWRSAEANRQEKPAYTVFADKTLREIATDRPADLGQLQRVSGIGPAKLERYGDAVVAIVAKAADG; encoded by the coding sequence GTGGGGGACCATCTCGACGACCTCGACCCGGAACAGCTCGCCGCGGTGACAGCACCGCGCGGGCCGGTCTGCGTGCTCGCGGGAGCGGGAACCGGCAAGACCCGGACGATCACCCGGCGCATCGCCCACCTCGTCGACCAGGGGCAGGTCAATCCCGACCAAGTCCTTGCCGTCACCTTTACCGCCCGTGCGGCCGGCGAGATGCGGTCGCGGCTGCGAGCGCTCGGCATCGGCAGCGCCGGGTCATCGGCCGGGGTCCAGGCGCAGACGTTCCATGCCGCAGCCTTGCGACAACTGCGCTACTTCTGGCCGCGCGCCGTGGGCAACACGCGGTGGGAACTCATGGATTCCAAGCTGCCCCTCGTGGGCCGGGCGGCCCGCCGGGCACGGCTGGACACCTCGACCGAGTCGCTGCGCGACCTGGCTTCGGAGATCGAATGGGCCAAGGCGAGCCTGATCGGTCCGAGCGGCTATGCGCAGGCCGCCGCGCGCGCCGGGCGAGACCTCCCGGCACCCGCCGACGATGTCGCCAAGGTCTTCGCCGGCTATGAGGCGGCCAAGATCTCCGAGGACGGCGACCGCCTCTTCGACTTCGACGACCTGCTGATCTTCACCACCCAGATCCTGCTCGACGACGCCGGGATCGCTGACGAGTTCCGGTCGCGGTACCGGTGCTTCGTCGTCGACGAGTATCAGGACGTCACCCCGGTACAGCAGGGCCTGCTCAAAGCGTGGCTCGGCGACCGTGACGACCTGACCGTCGTCGGCGATGCGAACCAGACCATCTACACCTTCGCCGGGGCGCGGGCGGAGTACCTGCTCAACTTCTCCCGCGAGTATCCCGACGCCCAGGTCGTCCGCCTGGTGCGCGACTACCGGTCCACGCCCGAGGTGGTCGACCTGGCCAACCGGGTGATCGGCGCCGCCCGCGGACGGGCGGCCGGCACGCGCCTCGAACTCGTCGGGCAACGCCCCTCCGGACCACGGCCGCGTTTCGCCGAGTACCCCGACGAACCGGCCGAGGCGGCCGCCGCCGTCGCCGAGATCGCCGCGCTGATCGCTGACGGCGTGCCCGCCTCGGAGATCGCGGTGCTCTACCGCGTCAACGCCCAATCACAGGTGTATGAGCAGGCATTGACCGAGGCCCAGATTCCGTACCAGGTGCGCGGCGGCGACGCCTTTTTCGCGCGGACCGAGATCCGCCAGGCGCTGCGCGAAGTCTCTGCGGCCGCCCGGGCCGACGATCCGCCGTCGGGACCGGACCTCGTCGAGTCGCTGCGCGCCCTGCTCTTCCCGCTCGGGCTCACCCCCGACGAGCCGTCCGGCGCCGAGGCCCGGTCGCGGTGGGCGTCGCTCACCGCCCTGATCGAGCTCGCCGAAGAACTGCTCGGCCACAACCCGGAACTCGGCATGCGCGAGCTGGCCACCGAGTTGGTCTCGCGATCGCAGGCCGGACACCCCCCGACGATGCGCGGCGTCACGTTGTCCTCCTTGCACGCCGCGAAGGGGCTGGAGTGGGATGCGGTGTTCCTCGTCGGCCTGACCGACGGGGCGGTGCCGATCTCCCACGCCATCGATGCCTCCCCCGACGCGGTGGAGGAGGAGCGCCGACTGTTCTACGTCGGCGTGACCCGCGCCCGTGAACACCTGCGGCTCTCGTGGGCGCTGTCGCGCAACGAGGGCGGCCGTCGGGGCCGGCGCAAATCGCGCTTCCTGAACGGGCTGCTGCCGACCTGCGAGCGCTGCTCGTCGACGCTCATCGGCGCGCGCGCCCTGCGCACCGGGATCTGCGACTCGTGTTCGGGCGACCGGCGCCCCGCCACTGGCACGACGACGCGACGGTCGACGACGACGATGCCGCTGGCGCCGGCCGACGCCGAGCTCTTCGACGCCTTGCGCGAGTGGCGCTCGGCGGAAGCGAATCGCCAGGAGAAGCCGGCCTACACGGTGTTCGCCGACAAGACCTTGCGCGAAATCGCCACCGACCGCCCCGCCGACCTGGGTCAATTGCAGCGGGTGAGCGGCATCGGCCCGGCCAAGTTGGAGCGGTACGGCGACGCGGTGGTGGCGATCGTGGCGAAGGCCGCTGACGGCTGA
- a CDS encoding WhiB family transcriptional regulator, giving the protein MTCLTDWIDGPSPTRGLDSLGLPCRESDADLWFAESPTDLEAAKVLCQGCPLQRECLETAIERAEPWGVWGGEIFERGRIVARKRPRGRPKKVVS; this is encoded by the coding sequence ATGACCTGCCTTACCGACTGGATCGACGGCCCGTCGCCGACCAGGGGCCTCGACTCTCTCGGCCTGCCGTGCCGGGAGTCCGACGCGGACCTGTGGTTCGCCGAGTCGCCCACCGACCTGGAGGCCGCGAAGGTCCTCTGCCAGGGCTGCCCGCTTCAGCGGGAGTGCCTGGAGACCGCGATCGAGCGTGCCGAGCCCTGGGGAGTCTGGGGCGGCGAGATCTTCGAGCGCGGCCGCATCGTGGCCCGCAAGCGCCCACGCGGCCGACCGAAGAAGGTCGTCAGCTAA